A genome region from Dolichospermum compactum NIES-806 includes the following:
- a CDS encoding AbrB family transcriptional regulator, with translation MRDYLNLDTGSKIDFVIDENGIVKLIPLNIPIQKLSGILHRKGIKPTTLEEMEQIINEAASDWT, from the coding sequence ATTAGGGATTATCTAAATTTAGATACAGGAAGTAAAATTGATTTTGTCATTGATGAAAATGGCATAGTTAAACTTATTCCTCTCAATATACCTATTCAAAAATTATCTGGAATTTTGCACAGAAAAGGCATTAAACCTACAACTTTGGAAGAAATGGAACAAATAATTAATGAGGCTGCAAGTGATTGGACTTGA
- a CDS encoding DUF29 domain-containing protein: MTTNLQSTSLSSYLYNQDYCLWLETTAKLLRNHQLDHVDFEHLIEEIEDMGKEKRRELKNRLIVLLMLLLKYQYQSEKRSSSWVSTIWEQFYQIESLLEDSPSLKPYYLELFSDCYLKAVRAASTETKLSIQMFPVDSPFLPLDVINADFIITLLSQEEI, translated from the coding sequence ATGACTACCAATTTACAATCTACATCCTTGAGTAGTTATCTTTATAATCAGGATTATTGTTTATGGCTAGAAACGACAGCTAAGTTATTGCGTAATCATCAATTAGATCACGTTGATTTTGAGCATTTGATTGAAGAAATAGAGGACATGGGGAAAGAGAAAAGACGTGAACTTAAAAACCGACTCATAGTTTTACTCATGCTCTTACTCAAGTACCAATATCAATCTGAAAAACGTTCTTCTAGTTGGGTAAGTACAATTTGGGAACAGTTTTATCAAATTGAATCTTTATTGGAGGATAGTCCTAGTCTCAAACCTTATTATTTAGAACTATTTTCTGATTGTTATTTAAAAGCTGTTCGCGCTGCTAGTACGGAAACTAAATTATCTATTCAGATGTTTCCTGTTGACTCTCCTTTTCTGCCTTTAGATGTCATTAATGCTGATTTTATAATCACGCTGCTTAGTCAAGAGGAAATTTAA
- the fba gene encoding class II fructose-bisphosphate aldolase (catalyzes the reversible aldol condensation of dihydroxyacetonephosphate and glyceraldehyde 3-phosphate in the Calvin cycle, glycolysis, and/or gluconeogenesis) has protein sequence MALVPMRLLLDHAAEHGYGIPAFNVNNLEQIQAIMKAAVETDSPVILQASRGARNYAGENFLRHLILAAVETYPEIPIVMHQDHGNAPSTCYSAIKNNFTSVMMDGSLEADAKTPASFEYNVRVTSEVVNVAHSLGVSVEGELGCLGSLETGAGEAEDGHGFEGTLDHSQLLTDPDEAVDFVEATQVDALAVAIGTSHGAYKFTRKPTGEILAISRIEEIHRRLPNTHLVMHGSSSVPEDLLALINQYGGAIPETYGVPVEEIQKGIKSGVRKVNIDTDNRLAITAAVREALASNPKEFDPRHFLKPSIKYMQKVCADRYQQFGTAGNASKIKQVSLEDYAAKYAKGELVMRAAAKV, from the coding sequence ATGGCTCTCGTACCAATGCGGTTGCTTTTGGATCACGCTGCTGAACACGGTTACGGTATCCCCGCTTTTAACGTCAACAACTTAGAGCAGATTCAAGCAATCATGAAAGCGGCGGTGGAAACAGATAGCCCCGTAATCTTACAAGCTTCTCGCGGCGCTCGTAACTATGCCGGGGAAAACTTCCTCCGTCACCTGATTTTGGCTGCGGTAGAAACCTATCCTGAGATTCCCATTGTCATGCACCAAGATCATGGTAATGCTCCTTCTACCTGCTATTCAGCTATCAAGAACAACTTCACTAGCGTCATGATGGATGGTTCTTTGGAAGCTGACGCTAAAACCCCTGCCAGCTTTGAATATAACGTTAGAGTTACCAGCGAAGTTGTTAACGTTGCTCACTCTTTGGGTGTCAGTGTTGAGGGTGAATTAGGCTGTTTGGGTTCTTTAGAAACTGGTGCTGGTGAAGCTGAAGATGGTCACGGTTTTGAAGGTACACTAGACCATTCTCAACTATTAACTGACCCTGATGAGGCTGTTGACTTCGTAGAAGCAACTCAAGTTGATGCTTTAGCTGTGGCTATCGGTACAAGTCATGGTGCTTACAAGTTTACTCGTAAGCCTACAGGTGAAATTTTGGCTATTAGCCGCATTGAAGAAATTCACCGCCGTTTACCTAACACCCATTTGGTAATGCACGGTTCTTCTTCTGTACCTGAAGATTTATTGGCGCTCATTAACCAATATGGTGGTGCTATTCCTGAAACCTACGGTGTACCAGTAGAAGAAATCCAAAAAGGTATTAAGAGTGGTGTACGTAAGGTAAATATTGACACCGATAACCGTTTGGCTATTACTGCGGCTGTGCGTGAAGCTTTGGCTTCTAATCCCAAGGAATTTGATCCTCGTCACTTCCTCAAGCCTTCTATTAAATATATGCAAAAGGTTTGTGCTGACCGTTATCAACAGTTTGGTACTGCTGGTAACGCAAGCAAGATTAAGCAAGTTTCTTTAGAAGATTATGCTGCTAAGTATGCTAAAGGCGAATTGGTCATGAGAGCGGCTGCTAAAGTTTAA